A part of Gambusia affinis linkage group LG21, SWU_Gaff_1.0, whole genome shotgun sequence genomic DNA contains:
- the pign gene encoding GPI ethanolamine phosphate transferase 1, with product MKMITFFLIGLTVHVVFFLSIFDIYFTSPLVHGMTPQSTPLAPPASRLVLVVADGLRADSLFTLLPNNSSRTPFLRTIIEETGTWGVSHTRVPTESRPGHVALIAGFYEDVSAVAKGWKENPVEFDSVFNESRSTWCWGSPDILPMFAKGATGDHVYTHTYPAEEEDFASKDASRLDTWVFTQVKSFFQAAKTNSTLKASLLEDKNIFFLHLLGIDTNGHAHRPMSQEYLDNIALVDTGVDEVVSLIEDFFGHDGRTAYVFTSDHGMTNWGSHGAGHPSETLTPLVVWGAGVNKAQRVTESQPYEDGYLKDWNLEHIRRADVNQADIAPLMASLLGLPIPVNSVGVMPLLYLNNSDQFKAESMYTNAIQVLEQFKMKMIQKKETTLPFLFTPFQLLTESKQAEFTHRARILIQLEKYNDAISLCQSLISLSLEGLVYYHTYDRFFLGCSVVLGFIGWTSYVILVILRTHASLIRYPNLAKQNPNQNLARFCVAVAVVITLFLLIQRSPITYYIYCLLPVPVWYTALKESGALSDLIRSAPSLPLWKCLGYFVLVAFGIELLVVSFFHRSMLTVGLAFLSLWPLLSGLFGKAKLRSVSWFLGCLCLAVFPLMPVVGREPNLHLVTCAGLLTLFTSACYLWSSWRRTPLHTSDRWQFFSQMIHVAVCLCVPSLTHSSLQQKQGLPFLNQIISWSTLASSIFVPLLSSTRLFHRLLSIFLSLTSTYLLLSTGSEALFPPVLSWLMFVWINIEQEALLAQGDSRRQELSTIDFSANIDITKIRQLKLDDIRRSYFFVFFIITAFFGTGNIASINSFDPASVYCFLTVFNPFIMGGLMMWKVIIPFIIVMCTFETIQVATQLSSRSLFLIVLVISDVMALHFFFLVQDYGSWLDIGTSISHYVIVMSMTIFLMLLSVVTHVLTSKRLILWNRSKMHFP from the exons ATGAAGATGATCACCTTTTTCCTGATAGGACTAACAGTCCATGTAGTTTTCTTCCTATCCATCTTTGACATCTACTTCACATCTCCTTTGGTCCACGGCATGACACCCCAGTCCACGCCGCTGGCACCCCCTGCCTCCAGACTGGTGTTAGTTGTGGCTGATGGCCTCAGAGCTGATAGTCTCTTCACGCTGCTTCCCAACAACTCAAGTAGAACTCCATTCCTAAG GACCATAATAGAGGAGACTGGTACGTGGGGTGTCTCTCATACACGTGTACCTACTGAGTCTCGGCCTGGTCATGTTGCTTTGATCGCAGGCTTCTATGAAGATGTCAGTGCAGTTGCTAAAG gTTGGAAGGAGAATCCAGTAGAGTTTGATTCAGTGTTTAATGAGAGCAGAAGCACCTGGTGCTGGGGGAGCCCAGATATCCTCCCAATGTTTGCCAAAG gtgcaACTGGTGACCATGTTTATACCCACACATAcccagcagaggaagaggattTTGCTTCCAAAGATGCATCCAGGCTGGACACCTGGGTTTTCACTCAAGTCAAG TCCTTCTTTCAAGCCGCAAAGACTAACTCCACTCTAAAAGCCTCTCTGCTTGAGGATAAAAACATCTTCTTTCTGCATTTGCTTGGCATTGACACTAATGGACATGCTCACAGACCAATGTCACA GGAATACCTGGATAATATTGCCCTGGTAGACACTGGTGTAGATGAGGTTGTGTCTTTGATAGAGGACTTCTTTGGCCATGATGGGAGAACTGCCTATGTGTTTACCTCTGATCATGGCATGACAAACTGGG GTTCCCACGGTGCAGGCCATCCTTCTGAAACGCTCACACCATTAGTGGTGTGGGGAGCTGGAGTTAACAAGGCCCAGAGAGTCACTGAATCCCAGCCATATGAGGACGGATATTTAAAAG aTTGGAACTTGGAGCATATTCGTAGAGCTGATGTAAATCAG GCTGATATTGCTCCACTCATGGCTTCACTCCTTGGCTTGCCCATTCCAGTTAACTCTGTT gGTGTGATGCCTCTCCTCTACCTTAACAACAGTGACCAGTTCAAAGCTGAAAGCATGTACACTAATGCCATCCAAGTATTGGAGCAGTTCAAG ATGAAAATGATCCAGAAAAAAGAGACAACCTTACCTTTTCTGTTCACACCATTCCA actCCTGACTGAATCAAAGCAAGCAGAATTCACTCACAGGGCCCGGATACTGATACAGTTGGAAAAGTATAATGATGCT ATCTCTCTGTGCCAGTCTCTGATATCCCTGTCTTTAGAGGGCCTGGTCTACTACCACACCTACGACAGGTTCTTCCTGGGTTGCAGTGTGGTGCTGGGATTCATAGGCTGGACGTCATATGTCATCTTGGTTATACTGAGGACTCACGCCAGTCTCATTCGTTATCCCAACCTTGCTAAACAG aatCCCAATCAGAATTTGGCCAGGTTTTGTGTTGCTGTGGCTGTGGTGATCACTCTGTTCCTGCTTATCCAAAGAAGTCCTATTACATACTATATATACTGCTTGCTGCCAGTTCCTGTGTGGTACACTGCTTTAAAAGA GTCTGGAGCTCTGTCAGATCTGATCCGATCAGCTCCCTCTCTGCCACTCTGGAAATGTTTGGGCTATTTTGTGCTGGTTGCATTTGGGATTGAGTTGCTC GTGGTGAGTTTCTTTCATCGCTCCATGCTGACTGTAGGCCTGGCTTTCCTTTCGCTGTGGCCACTCCTTTCGGGACTTTTTGGCAAAGCCAAG CTTCGCTCAGTGAGCTGGTTTCTTGGCTGCCTGTGCTTGGCTGTTTTCCCCCTGATGCCCGTTGTGGGCAGAGAGCCTAATCTACATCTGGT TACCTGTGCAGGCCTGCTTACTCTCTTCACTTCGGCCTGTTACCTCTGGTCATCATGGCGGAGGACACCGCTGCACACAAGCGACAGATGGCAATTTTTCAGTCAG ATGATCCATGTGgccgtgtgtttgtgtgtaccATCGCTCACACATTCCAGCCTGCAACAGAAACAAGGCCTGCCCTTTCTAAATCAGATCATCAGCTGGAGCACATTAG CATCTTCTATATTTGTTCCTCTTTTGAGCTCAACGCGTCTTTTTCACCGACTCCTCAGCATATTTTTGTCTCTCACATCCACTTACTTGCTTCTCAGTACTGG GTCAGAGGCCTTGTTCCCTCCTGTTTTATCTTGGTTGATGTTTGTATGGATCAACATTGAACAGGAGGCCTTACTCGCTCAGGGTGACTCCAGAAGACAAGAG CTGTCTACAATTGATTTCTCAGCCAACATTGACATTACCAAAATCCGACAGCTGAAGCTGGATGACATCAGAAGATCATATTTTTTC GTATTTTTTATAATAACAGCTTTCTTTGGCACAGGGAACATAGCATCCATTAACAG TTTTGACCCAGCCTCCGTTTATTGTTTCCTCACTGTTTTCAACCCGTTTATCATGGGAGGGCTCATGATGTGGAAG gttattaTTCCATTTATCATAGTAATGTGTACCTTTGAGACCATCCAAGTTGCAACACAGCTCTCATCAAGAAG TTTGTTCCTCATTGTCCTGGTTATATCTGATGTCATGGCACTG CATTTCTTCTTCCTGGTGC